Proteins co-encoded in one bacterium genomic window:
- the thiS gene encoding sulfur carrier protein ThiS, with protein MNLVVNGDNRETTAQFVTELIHELDLQPKHVAVMINRKIVKRHTFDQQELHEGDQVEILSIIGGG; from the coding sequence ATGAATCTCGTTGTGAACGGCGATAACCGCGAAACAACAGCTCAGTTTGTCACCGAGCTGATTCACGAACTCGACCTGCAGCCCAAGCACGTGGCTGTCATGATCAATCGCAAGATCGTCAAGCGTCACACCTTCGATCAGCAGGAACTCCACGAGGGCGACCAGGTCGAGATACTCTCCATTATCGGAGGAGGATGA
- a CDS encoding HNH endonuclease yields the protein MVSGGVLVLNRNWMAIHVCSVQRAISLLVQDLARVVTEEYQTYNFSTWAALSSHVESEGSRFIHSPSLRLMVPEVILLTRYNRLPPRMVKFNRRNIYVRDHFTCQYCGRKPPREELTIDHVLPKSKGGKSEWENVVLACQRCNAKKGNKLLEYAPMKLIRPPKRPHWLSIIRHSMKGVERPLWQKFVDVAYWNVDLDE from the coding sequence ATGGTATCCGGCGGAGTGCTGGTCCTGAATCGCAACTGGATGGCCATCCACGTCTGCTCTGTGCAGCGGGCCATCTCGTTATTGGTGCAGGACCTGGCGCGAGTGGTCACCGAGGAGTATCAAACCTACAACTTCTCCACGTGGGCGGCGCTTTCGTCTCATGTGGAAAGCGAAGGCAGCCGGTTCATTCATTCGCCGAGCCTGCGTCTGATGGTTCCGGAGGTGATCCTGCTGACCCGGTACAATCGTCTGCCGCCTCGGATGGTGAAGTTCAATCGTCGCAATATATACGTGCGCGATCACTTCACCTGCCAGTACTGCGGCAGGAAGCCCCCGCGCGAGGAGTTGACGATCGATCACGTTCTGCCGAAGTCGAAGGGCGGAAAATCGGAGTGGGAGAACGTCGTCCTGGCGTGCCAGCGCTGCAACGCGAAGAAGGGTAACAAGCTGCTGGAGTACGCGCCGATGAAGCTGATCCGGCCGCCCAAGCGCCCGCACTGGCTGTCGATCATCCGTCATTCAATGAAGGGTGTGGAACGGCCGTTGTGGCAGAAATTCGTCGATGTCGCCTACTGGAATGTCGACCTGGACGAATAG
- a CDS encoding aminotransferase class V-fold PLP-dependent enzyme, which yields MSSLEGLDIAAEFPITRNSIYLSHSAISPLPARTAAAIQRYAKEASEQGLVALPRWIARLGMARSEAAMMLRADEAEIGFVKSTTHGLMIVANSLHWLKGQTIIVEEHTFPANWYVWKGLEERAGVQVVTWPERNFRYEMEDLARLLSEHDVAMVSLTAASYSTGFRHDLAAIGKLLRESGVLFCVDAIQQLGAFPIDANECCIDFLAADSHKWLLGPEGAGIVYVNAHRLDMFNDTFVGWLGREGFEDYDARDLPPDPTARRFEEGAPNQVGVQGMGASLTILNEVGIDVVAQRIRANCRVLQDGLRDLRWKLISPADEEHASGIVAFEHAEKDPSAIVRALAEKKIVCSARRGFLRMAPHFYQTPEEMQRVVDAVRETG from the coding sequence GTGAGTTCCCTGGAAGGGCTCGACATCGCTGCCGAGTTCCCGATCACGCGCAATTCGATCTACCTCAGTCACTCTGCCATTTCGCCGCTGCCGGCGCGCACGGCAGCAGCAATTCAGCGATATGCCAAGGAGGCTTCCGAGCAGGGACTTGTTGCTCTTCCGCGCTGGATTGCGCGATTGGGAATGGCTCGATCCGAAGCTGCCATGATGTTGCGCGCCGACGAAGCGGAGATCGGTTTCGTCAAGAGCACCACCCACGGCCTGATGATTGTTGCTAACAGCCTTCATTGGCTGAAGGGCCAGACCATCATCGTCGAAGAGCACACATTTCCTGCCAATTGGTACGTCTGGAAGGGCCTGGAGGAACGTGCAGGCGTGCAGGTCGTCACGTGGCCGGAGCGCAATTTCCGCTACGAGATGGAGGACTTGGCACGTCTACTTTCTGAACACGATGTCGCGATGGTGTCGCTCACGGCAGCTTCCTACTCGACCGGATTCCGTCACGACCTGGCTGCAATCGGCAAACTCCTTCGCGAGTCTGGTGTCTTGTTTTGCGTCGATGCGATTCAGCAGTTGGGAGCGTTCCCGATCGATGCAAACGAGTGCTGCATCGATTTCCTGGCGGCCGACAGCCACAAGTGGCTTCTCGGGCCCGAAGGCGCCGGCATTGTTTACGTGAATGCCCATCGCCTGGACATGTTCAACGACACCTTTGTTGGCTGGCTCGGGCGCGAAGGGTTCGAGGACTACGACGCGCGTGATCTGCCGCCGGACCCCACGGCACGTCGTTTTGAAGAAGGCGCACCCAACCAGGTCGGCGTGCAGGGAATGGGCGCCTCGTTGACGATCCTGAATGAAGTCGGCATCGACGTTGTTGCCCAACGCATTCGAGCGAATTGCCGCGTGCTGCAGGATGGATTGCGGGACTTGCGATGGAAGCTGATCTCTCCGGCCGACGAAGAGCACGCCAGCGGAATCGTCGCCTTCGAGCACGCGGAAAAGGACCCGAGCGCAATTGTCAGGGCCCTTGCGGAGAAGAAGATCGTCTGTTCCGCGCGCCGTGGGTTTCTTCGGATGGCGCCTCACTTCTACCAGACGCCGGAAGAAATGCAGCGTGTCGTCGACGCTGTTCGCGAAACTGGCTGA